Part of the Candidatus Methanoperedens sp. genome is shown below.
GGAGCTTAAACGAAAATTAAATGAGCTTGCAGAGGTCTCAAGATTAGTTTATACGGATCATCATCCTCTGCCTGAAAGCTATAATCATGCCTGGTTTTACCACAATACATGTTCAACCTCGGAACAGGCATATCGTATTTTTGAGAGAAAACTTAGTAAAGATACGAGGCGTGTGGCGATATACGGCGCCATAGGCGATTTCAGCGAAAACGCAACTGTAAAGAAATGGGAACGAGACTGGGATACGAGGACACTGTATTTTTACGCCGGAGTTTTGATTCAGGGGATAACATACGCAGGCAGGGATTATGATTACAAAAGAAGTATAGTGGATGCACTTTCAGAGGATACACCCCCGCCACAAATAGATGGTCTTCTTGAGGCTGCTGTAATTGCCTCGCGAAAGGAGGAGGAGATAAGGATTCTTGTGAGGCAAAAAGTGGTGAAATTAAGAAACCTTGCCTATGTTATAGACATCAACGGGTATATGTCTAAAACCGCAATATATGCAGCCTCTTATGGAAATGCACTCGTCGGCGTATCCTGTGAGTACAGGGCGCACAAACATGCGTATGATTTGAGCCTTCGCCTCAGGAACGGTGATGTGGATTTAAATACAATACTGCGCCGCGTGGCGTTAAACCACGGCGGTACGGGAGGAGGACATCCTTTCGCCGGAGGTGCGCGCATCCCGAGGAATCAGCTGGAAGCATTTTTACATGACCTGGATGATGCATTAGAATGAAAAACCCAAGTAAAGAGATAATATTCGTGGGGCGCTCCAACGTAGGCAAGTCCACTCTTATCAGGGAGCTCACAGGTAAGAAGCTTAAGGTGGGCAAACGCCCAGGTGTAACTCGAAAACCACTTCGCATTCCTTACCAGAGTTTCCAGATTACTGACATGCCGGGGTTCGGGTTCATGAATGGCGTACGTAAAGAAGGCCAGGAAGCTATCAAGGACAATATCGTCCATTACATAGAGGATAACGCTTCGAATATCGTTATGGCTGTATTGGTGGTAAATGCAAGCTCTTTCGCTGAAATAGTGGACAGATGGGCTGGTAGAAATGAAATACCATTGGAGATTGAACTCTATGAGTTTCTGCATGAGTTAAACATCGATGTGATTGTGGCTGCAAACAAGATAGATAAAGTTGAAGAGCCGGATAAAACACTTGATGGAATAGCACAGCGGCTTGGCATGATGCCTCCCTGGAGGCAGTGGCTTGATAAGATAGTGCCAGTGAGCGCAAAAAAAGGAAATATCAGAGGTTTAAAAGAGCTCATCCAGGATAAACTGGAAGGGAAGCGATAGGTATTTCAATTTTTTCTTCCGGATATTATAAAAAATCCTTTTTTTCTGAGCAACCATTTCAACTGAGAAAAAAGAGCTTGAAGTTTCCCTTCGCCTGTATGCGGATGCGAGCCTATGTATGCAATGTCATTTTTATTGAACCAGTCCATTACTTCGCTAACCGAATGATAGCTCTCGTGTGGATTGACGTATTTGTCTGCAGCATAAGCCTTCTCGTGCGTATTCTTAAGTTTTCTCCTGTATATCGATTTTTCAACAAACAACATCCGCCGCTCAATGCCATCGCCTGCATTCAGTGTTATCCACATCCTCCTTGCCCTGTGCGCAAATCTGCCATACCGATTATAAAGCCCGATAGTCACAGTACCTCCGGGTTTACAAAGGTCGGCGAGCACACGGAAACGCTGGTAAGGGTTGCTCGTATGATGCAGCACTCCGAGGCAGAAAATATGGTCAAACCTTTTTTCTGTCTTGAATTCTGCAATATCGCACTGCCTGAACCTGACCTGCAATTTGAATTTTTCTGCAAGTTTCTTTCCTTTCCCAAGCGATGGGCTGCAAAGGTCAATTGCGGTCACTTCGGCACCGTAATATGAGAAGTAGCACGATTTTTCTCCTGTGCCGCAGCCTGCGTCTAGCACTTCTTTTCCGCAAAGGCTTTGAGGCTCCAGTCCTGCGGTGGCAAGGATTTTTGACATGACATTGGCATGGAGTTTACCTACAAGATCGCGTTCATTGCGAATTGGAAGAGAGGGATAGGGGTATCTCTCATACAATAAATTTACAGAGCGGGCAATCTCATCCATGTTTTGCTCCTTATTGAACCTGATATATCTCCACCTCGAGGTTCTTAAAAACCAGTTTGAATTTTTCCTTTTCCTTTTCAAAAACCGGTGTTATTTTATAGCGGTCGCGCTCGACCGGTCCTATGTATATATAAGTGATATTATACTTATCTATGATGCTTTTAATTTTTTCATAATCTGGCGAAATATAGGCTATTTCCACATCACTCCTGCGTATGTTGATTTCTGTGAGATTCATTCTCCATTGATACTCATGCCATTCCCATCCAAGAATTGTGGGCAATCCTGTAAAAGCGCTTACATATGAAGTCCATGCAGACGAATAACCCGATGCCTGAAGCACAACAGGGGTTCCGTTTTTACTCCTGAGCCATTCAATCGCCTGATATTCATAGGGATGTTCATTCTTAATAGACCTCTCCCCATCTAACGTTGGTGCAACACTGAAGCCCCCTGACTGACTGATGGTAACAAAAATCGGGAAAACAGAAGCCATTAATATCAAAATACATGCAACGTATACTGCTTTCTTTTTCAACATTTCATAGAATGCATAGCTTGCGGCTATACCCCACAGAATCCATATCTGGAGATATAATTTAAAAATCGTATTAAACCTGAAATATACCAGCTTGCTCATGGTATCCCGTATGTAAAACAATTCAGCAAAAAGGCTCAATAATGCCCCTACCAGTATGAGCAGATAAATAAATTGTTTTTCAGGAACGTTCTCTTTGATCAGTCCCGAATAAGCTAAAAACACCAACGGAACTAATATTACGAGGAGTTGAAATTTAATGATAAACGCAAAAGGTATTAATACTGAAAGCCCTGCAAGCCATTTTAACCAATCTTTTTTAACCAACTGAATGTTATTTATTAAATAATACGAAATCATAAAAATAAATGTCCCAAGTATCAAAAAATAGTGGATTAGCTCCGTTCTTCCTGAAGATATCACTGCAATTTCAGAGACTTTTTGAAAACTAAGATGGTAAGGCAGATACAAGACATAACTCACAATTACAATCACTCCTGAGGTTAATATGGAATCTTTTGCCTTCTTTATTGTAAGGAATACAACTGCTAAAATGATTACAATATAAACAGGATAATCCCATGTGTTAAGCGGATAGAAAAAACCTGACATCAAGCCCAGCATAATTGCTTGGATACACGTAATTTTCCTATCGATGAGAATATTTAAAAGCACAGCCAATATTAACAACTGAAAAGAGATAGAAATCAGGTTGGGATGCAGGTCGCCTATCAAATAAGCATAATACGGCGCCTCACTGATGCTGCCAGGAATTATATTTAAGCTAGGCCACTGGCTAAATGATGATAGGCGTGTCAAAAGACTGCCATTTGGAACATAAAATTGGTGGTAGTAAGCCGGGAAAAAAAGAATCACGAGCAATTGCACGAATCCAGCCAGATTTCCTAAAAAAAGCACAAATGCAAATACAACCAATCCGAACTTTACTTTTTTTATCAACCCGAAGCCAAGGCCAAATGCAGCGCTCGCAGACAGCGCAAAAAAAATTGCAGAAGCGATATTGAATCCTGTTGGAAGCAAAGTACCGCTTAATTTCACCATGTCGGATATCAGCAAATACCCAAAATAATAATAATTAATAGGCATCCCCGAAAACCATGGATCCATTGGGGGAAAAGTAGAACTCCTGAGGATTGAATTGATGAATGACGTATCCATGAATTTTTCCCCTATTTCCCAGTAATTATCCGGACTATAAGAACGAATAATTAGAAAAATGAAAAATACTGTGACAAAAAACAATTCATTTTTAATTGCAAAAGATTTGCTTACAGTAAAACCAAATTTTCTATAAAAAACATAAGAAACCGCAGCTAACAGAAATAATGAAACAAATACTGCTGAAGTACTGTAGCCAAGACCGGAATAGGTCAAAATCCATGAGAAATATGTCAGGAAAAGAAGTCCCATAATTTTTGAGACGGCGTATCCCCGGTCTGGAAGTGCGCAGCATAAATATGCTGTGATTGGTAAAGCTATGAATCCAATAATCTCTATTACAAATAACCATGTAATAATTTCAAAAAAGTACATATTCATTTCTCATATCGTAACAAATTCGATAAAGACTCCATGTATTCTTTTGACAGCTCAACACCAAGCGACTTTCTATCTTCATAGTTTTTTATAACAACTCCTGGATCGAGTTTGATAACCTGTGTAACGTCATCACTTAGAATT
Proteins encoded:
- a CDS encoding DHHA1 domain-containing protein, encoding MSSIIFTHGDCDGICSGAIVKSALPDAEVFFTSPVSLLGELNNLTGSYDNIVICDIAIDEKTSTELKRKLNELAEVSRLVYTDHHPLPESYNHAWFYHNTCSTSEQAYRIFERKLSKDTRRVAIYGAIGDFSENATVKKWERDWDTRTLYFYAGVLIQGITYAGRDYDYKRSIVDALSEDTPPPQIDGLLEAAVIASRKEEEIRILVRQKVVKLRNLAYVIDINGYMSKTAIYAASYGNALVGVSCEYRAHKHAYDLSLRLRNGDVDLNTILRRVALNHGGTGGGHPFAGGARIPRNQLEAFLHDLDDALE
- the engB gene encoding GTP-binding protein EngB; the encoded protein is MKNPSKEIIFVGRSNVGKSTLIRELTGKKLKVGKRPGVTRKPLRIPYQSFQITDMPGFGFMNGVRKEGQEAIKDNIVHYIEDNASNIVMAVLVVNASSFAEIVDRWAGRNEIPLEIELYEFLHELNIDVIVAANKIDKVEEPDKTLDGIAQRLGMMPPWRQWLDKIVPVSAKKGNIRGLKELIQDKLEGKR
- a CDS encoding methyltransferase domain-containing protein, with the translated sequence MDEIARSVNLLYERYPYPSLPIRNERDLVGKLHANVMSKILATAGLEPQSLCGKEVLDAGCGTGEKSCYFSYYGAEVTAIDLCSPSLGKGKKLAEKFKLQVRFRQCDIAEFKTEKRFDHIFCLGVLHHTSNPYQRFRVLADLCKPGGTVTIGLYNRYGRFAHRARRMWITLNAGDGIERRMLFVEKSIYRRKLKNTHEKAYAADKYVNPHESYHSVSEVMDWFNKNDIAYIGSHPHTGEGKLQALFSQLKWLLRKKGFFIISGRKN
- a CDS encoding DUF2298 domain-containing protein, coding for MYFFEIITWLFVIEIIGFIALPITAYLCCALPDRGYAVSKIMGLLFLTYFSWILTYSGLGYSTSAVFVSLFLLAAVSYVFYRKFGFTVSKSFAIKNELFFVTVFFIFLIIRSYSPDNYWEIGEKFMDTSFINSILRSSTFPPMDPWFSGMPINYYYFGYLLISDMVKLSGTLLPTGFNIASAIFFALSASAAFGLGFGLIKKVKFGLVVFAFVLFLGNLAGFVQLLVILFFPAYYHQFYVPNGSLLTRLSSFSQWPSLNIIPGSISEAPYYAYLIGDLHPNLISISFQLLILAVLLNILIDRKITCIQAIMLGLMSGFFYPLNTWDYPVYIVIILAVVFLTIKKAKDSILTSGVIVIVSYVLYLPYHLSFQKVSEIAVISSGRTELIHYFLILGTFIFMISYYLINNIQLVKKDWLKWLAGLSVLIPFAFIIKFQLLVILVPLVFLAYSGLIKENVPEKQFIYLLILVGALLSLFAELFYIRDTMSKLVYFRFNTIFKLYLQIWILWGIAASYAFYEMLKKKAVYVACILILMASVFPIFVTISQSGGFSVAPTLDGERSIKNEHPYEYQAIEWLRSKNGTPVVLQASGYSSAWTSYVSAFTGLPTILGWEWHEYQWRMNLTEINIRRSDVEIAYISPDYEKIKSIIDKYNITYIYIGPVERDRYKITPVFEKEKEKFKLVFKNLEVEIYQVQ